The Quercus lobata isolate SW786 chromosome 4, ValleyOak3.0 Primary Assembly, whole genome shotgun sequence genome segment ctttCCTGGGATACGttgcctctttttctttttttctattttttgggcaTGGACATGACATtgatttgctttgtttttcttctttttttttttttttttaacaagacgGGATTTTTTTcttgacatgatttttatttttaataaatttgggtgatgatgatgatgatgatgatgattattattattttttgcttgtttgtcacttttgtgttttttttttttttttgagagttttaacaTATGGTGTCTGCTCTTGTCCCTTGATGATAgatctttattatcaaaccaagacaccaattgatttttggtgtaaacggtgattaaaccccaaatctctgttttaattgggcatcaATTTTTAACAagtatatataagtaaatttatacaaacttattttttctatccCTCTAACTTTCCActttcaaccaaataaaaataagaaaaattaaaatattttctattattccACCATTTTCTATCTTCCAACTTTTTCACTCCTCTAACAAAATGGACCCTAGGGCCAAAAAGTAAGGTCGTGCAAATTTATGCGTTTGGTGTGCCACTATGATGTCAAAGGgtgagggagggagggagggaggtgCAGACCTTCTATTTCTGCGCTAAGAAAGATGCTCCAAAGAATATGTGACTCTGTGATCTGTGAAGCACTCAAGCAACTGagctttttatcatttttaatttgcTAAGCGTAGGAGTTAAGCCATAGGCACTCTATACAAAGACAAAACTACTCCATCCATGCATTAGTGGGTGACAAATGCTGAGATTCTCgtttttggtctttttaaacttacaaataaaaaatgttcTAGGTAAGTATTTTTAAGACTTTAGtgtgaattattattattatttttatgaaaataaatttccaTTTACATTAagaattttatagtttaaagtgtaaaattaacgattagaaaattttaatctaaaaaataagaatttattaAGGTAGAACCATAATAACTGAGACATAAACTattataacaataaatttttattattattacggtGAAACCTTCACCataatatgaaataattttgttataaatatattatcttttttgGTAACTTACTCctcaaatcacaattttaataaatactaaccaaaaactcatctttttcaaaacaaataaataaatttaccgattttaccaaaaattctattttttcaaaaatctcaaTTTCATACTGCACTTTTTAAAACcatcattttttcaaaaagttcaGTTTTAAAAAGCTAAACCAAACTCACCTTAGACAACCAACTAACCAAGTCaccttcttctttatttttttagtttttttttttttttttaatttttttaaagagaccAACACACAAAAGTAACCTTCTTTTAAGCAAGGGATGTAACTAAAAGCTTAGTGCgtaataattaatttatctcaataaaataaattaattaatcaataatcCATGTAATGACAGTAATGAATaagaaaatttaacaaaatttaattattatgataattattaatatgtattttttatgattgtgtTTTGTATATGCAAAACAATCCATTTATCATTTGAAGATTTGCCAAGATTCTAATGGAATATTGAACTATCTATATTATTTATAAGAGAATTTCTCTCTTTGGACTTGACttttatgtaatttaaaaaTAGCCTCATTAATGAAGAGTAAATTTTCTTAGAAATAGGGTCATAAATGTAAaatcacaaatttcattttgaatttaaaaagaggacgcctaaaatttaggatttttttcccttcacattcttctttttattccctaaaatttagcctttttttattcctttttcatccaataaaagtaaaacaaccccaatttaatataaatataaataaaaaactaagagaactcctaaaatttagtctTCTTTCCCCTCACGttcatcttatttttcctaCCCAAACTTTTCTCCATATCACTATACCACTTTCAAACAcacattcaaaaaaagaaattatagttaTCTGTAaaatttatcctttttatttgtttgaaaaataaaaaatatatttccaaattataataaatgcaaattattaatctttacccaaaaaaagagagcctctacacacacacaatgcgcgtgcttagaggctagtacaaaatataatttatacttaACTTAAAATAAGGATATGTAAAATTGTGAAGCTTATGTTCCAAATTTCATGATGTTAACCAAAGTCAAATGTACTctgttttaaataaaatatagataagTCTAAAGATAACATATGGATAATATCTATCCCTAAAGTTCTAAACCTAATTCTagtcttataactcaactaGTTGTTACCACTTGATGTTCCAATAGAGACATGGAAGATTCATATCCCCCACcccaaatattaatttatcaaaaattccAATCTATTATTGTAAAAGGGTATATAAATGAGActgaaagaaaggaaaagaaaagttttttttttttttttttttgggaggctATTACATTTTATATAAATCTTATGAAAAATACTAGGAGTACTATTGCAAAATTTTACTGCATATAAGCCCTACAAACTTATATCTCAACTTGTAAACATGTGTgtgttatatataaaaaataaaacttttttattattatgatgttAATGTGATACTAATGACATCTACTGTGGTGTCAATTTATATgcattttgtagtaaaaatgaACCATAAGATATTGGAAATCTCTGACGGTGATATTAAAAGTATGAAAGAGCAAAGTgattaaaatcaaatcaaaaaatttataagcaACATAACCATTGATATTAAGCATGAATATATCCTAAAGCAAGTTTAACATCACAACGCAAACATAAGTACATGAAATCGGAAGCTAAAGCAATTTATAGCAAGATTTTAGTTCATTGAACCAAACTAATCTGCATAACTACAATGTATTATGAGAATTTGATCATTTAAGAGGATTAAACAACTAAAAATGATTTTACTCATATGGGAACATAACCGCTGCATGAGGAGAGAATCTAGGGAagtttaacaactttttttttttttttttgaccaaaggcgataaaattttattaaataatcaaaaaaagtacaaaactaCTTAGTAAGAAGAGTGTCAGAAGCAAAAAGCCTACGCAGAGGCTATGATAGCTACTGGgctcagaaaaagaaaaaagaacaaacaaaacatgAAAAGATCCAAAGCAACAATTACAACTACACAGGACGGAGAGCTGCCATGTGCCGTTGATACTCCTCAAGGAAAGCAATCGCTCCACGGTGGATCCCAGCAGGGTGAGGCCGAACTTGCTCAAAGTGGACCTTATTGCGAGCATTCCACAGGGACCAAGAAATCATAGCCCACGCTTCCAGCTCTTTCTTTGGAAGTCTACCCATCATCTGCCTAGTCAGTTGGTGAAAACATGAAGCTACGGAGTTGGACTTCTGAATTTTGCCTCGGACGTGGGACCAAGTGCACCGAGCAAACGGACACTCCCACAGGACATGGCATGTTGTTTCATCCTGTTGACCACAGAAGGCACATTTGGGATCAACTTGTACTTTCCGCCGCCGAAGATTGACCCTAGTAGGCAAGATATCAGAGCAAGCACACCAAATGAAGTTCCGAACTTTCGGGGGAGTATTAAGGGACCAAACCTTGTTCCATAAGCCCTTATCCTGGTTAGCAAGAGAATGCTCCCCAATGGTTGCATTGGAAAGACGAAGTGCAACATGGTATGCGGATTTGACCGAGAAAGTTCGACTCTTTGTCTCAATCCATTGAAGCTTATCCCGTGTTCGTGCATCCCCTAGCTTAATCCGCAGGATATCATCCCTTGTGGAAGCATGGAACAGTGACTGAATCAACGGTCTATTCCACTGTCTGGTATCAGCATGAAACAGATGACTAACCTTAAGTTTAACAACTTTTGAGTCACTTGTAGAAATTCACATTGCATATTACAAGTTTAATTTCacactagcctcatcacacacgCTTCGCGCGTgcgatgaggtttttttttagggaaaaaaaaaactgtgtttttattatatatatatatatatatatatataatttttatttttacaatttaatttataagtgggTAAAATAATTTGACAATTAACAGGAAACttgtcctattttttaggcCATGTTTTAGGGGAGTTAGAATTGCATTTTTACGGaattgtcctttagttttgtctctacttaaacataggagttttaatttacatatctaTCCCTGgtagttgaaaacttgtaagtgggtatgatgagggtattttaggcatgaaaaatgtggaatccaaacagggaaagccccttaaatagtagtatataGATAACCCGTGGTTCAGTGATAACCATCTTCTCTAGTACCTTTGCATTCTTAAGTAGAAATTGGACCACTAAAATGAATACTTCATTTGTGTGGAAAAATTCTCCAAAACCAAAGATCTCGACAGTCTTGAGGTGTCATAGAAAACTCTTGAAATAGATCACTTTGATTTCCCATGTGTCACTTCATCATAACTTCTTTCTAGATACTACTGCAATATAAAAGTTACATTAGCCCATTTTGAAGTTTAgttttaaattatgatattttgtcATATTATAATGGAGTTGATGTAGGAGAAGAGAACAAAGCCAAATCAGATTTGGAATTCTTGAGTCAGTTTTGGACATCTTGGATTTTAAGAAATCAGATTTGGAATTCCTAAGTCAGCTTTGGACATCTTGGATTTTGAGGATTTAAGATTAGGTTTTGGGAGGAAAAAAGCTGGAAAATAGTAAGAAATAAGGATTATAAGGGTTTCTAATGAGAAAATGAATAATAGGATGAATGCAGTTTTGGCCACATGTCATGATCTTGACAGGTCCAGTGCACAGGAGCAATGAACCTAAGCTAAGTCCTAATCAATGTATGAATGCCAGGTTTCAAGTTGCtgaaaacaaatttaaagataaagaagaaactCCTGCACAAATAATGACCAATACCTATTGCTAGTGGAACATTACGAACTTTTTCTACAAAGCCCAAACTAAAtcactaaacaacaataaaaccaaaataagACTTTATGGACAATTAGTGAGCGTTTGCGCGGATCCACATTCACGTTttcagcttctttttttttttttttcttttttttcgcaGCGCATGAACTGTAACATCACATGAATTTACTGTGCAGGAGACAAAGTGCACTATTCACGTACTGTTCATGgatcccacagcactattcacacatttaaaaattattttgttacagtgttttcagtttgcaatttttagtttcagcaaaaataagttgtatccaaacggacccttagaaTACACAATGTCCAAACACCAGAAACTTACAGAATTTCCCCTAACACTTAAAAACtaaatagaattaaaattaatgtgAAATTGGCTTCTTGTTGCTGGGGGCCAAAATTCTAGATAGTAACTTTGGCAATAAATAACCTCttattcaaacaaacaaatttccAAAAGTCTATTACTGACTTCTTTGTTGTTAAAAGAAAGATGTATCTTCTATGAGAAGGTTGAGTAATGATTAGTATTAATTCTGCATTAAAGTTCCATTGATATGACATTCAGGAAATCAGAccaagaaaaagtgaaaaacacaCCACTAACTCTGCATCTGGGAGAATCTATCAAGATTTGCGACTACCCTTGGCTGCCTAGCTTAGAGCACCCGAGGGTCTTATCTCCAGTCATTGATGATTTACATGAAGCTACAGTAAACTGCCTATTCAACCCAATGAGTAGAAGTTGGGATAGGGATGTTGTGGCTGGTTTCTTTGCTCCTTTGGAAGTTGACTTGATACTAAAAATCCCACTTAGCCCTACAAATGTTGAAGACAAACTCATATGGCCCCATGTTTCCAATGGAGTGTATACGGTGAAGTTGGGTTATAGGTTCCTTGTTAAAGAAAAAGCTGGTTCACGGCCTTCTCTTCAAGCTAAGGCAGATTCTCCAAGTGTTTGGCGTCGGATATGGGGGCTTTCGGTGCCGAACAAAGTTAAAAACTTCCTATGGAGGGTGTGTAAGGAAGCTTTACCAGTTAAGACTAATCTGGTTCGTAGGAAAGTCTTAACCGAAGACATTTACTGCCACTGTAATTTGAAAGCAAAAGATGGTGTCCATGCGCTATGAGATTGTGCTAATCTTTCGGCCATTTGGGAAGCTAACACTTTATGGCTATTTTGCAGGTCAAAAAAGTTTACAAACTTCTATGAGTTAGCAGGTTTCGTGTTGGAGAATGGTAGGAATCCTAAACTGTTCGCAGTTTTGGTGTGGACGATCTGGTCTAGGTGTAACCAGCTCCGAACAAGTAACAAGCTTTATCCGCTCTCTCAAGTTTTCCCTTCAACCAAACAGATGCTCCAAGATTTCACTCAAGCTCAACCAGCTATTTCTACTCCTTTGCCTCGGCCACAAAGGCAACCACCCAAGTGGGAGCCTCCTCCTTCACCTTTATTGAAGATCAACTTTGATGGAGCTATTTTTAAGGATAAGGGCGAGGTTGGAATAAGAGTGGTTGTACGTGATTCGCATGGGATGGTCATTGCCTCCTTGGCAGAAAACATTCAGCTCCCATCCTCATCAGATGAAGTGGAAGCATTAGCAGCAGTCCGAGCTGTCACCTTAGCAATGGACCTCAACCTACCCTCTTTTATTGTCAAGGGAGACTCAGAGGTGGTCATCTTTGCCTTAAGAAAGGAGGAAGaatctttctcttcttttggcC includes the following:
- the LOC115984738 gene encoding uncharacterized protein LOC115984738, producing MTFRKSDQEKVKNTPLTLHLGESIKICDYPWLPSLEHPRVLSPVIDDLHEATVNCLFNPMSRSWDRDVVAGFFAPLEVDLILKIPLSPTNVEDKLIWPHVSNGVYTVKLGYRFLVKEKAGSRPSLQAKADSPSVWRRIWGLSVPNKVKNFLWRVCKEALPVKTNLVRRKVLTEDIYCHCFVLENGRNPKLFAVLVWTIWSRCNQLRTSNKLYPLSQVFPSTKQMLQDFTQAQPAISTPLPRPQRQPPKWEPPPSPLLKINFDGAIFKDKGEVGIRVVVRDSHGMVIASLAENIQLPSSSDEVEALAAVRAVTLAMDLNLPSFIVKGDSEVVIFALRKEEESFSSFGHLIS